A genomic stretch from Leishmania infantum JPCM5 genome chromosome 23 includes:
- a CDS encoding putative alanine racemase, which produces MSRYDIASEPTAETLALNYKAVRDTVAQESGNRRVTLIAVSKTKSPACLLNLYNLGQRVFGENYVQELGEKAKVLPEDTVWHFIGHLQSNKVKELLEGVPNLRVIQTIDSENLASKVNEGCRKYRGGRPLEVYIQVNTSGEETKSGTEPGEATVALAKYIVDECPLLRLKGLMTIGMPDYTSRPENFECLTKCREDVAQAVQMAPEDLELSMGMSGDYVNAIRMGSTTVRVGTSIFGQRYYPHKQ; this is translated from the coding sequence ATGTCCCGCTACGATATCGCTAGCGAGCCTACCGCCGAGACCCTCGCGCTCAACTACAAGGCGGTGCGCGAcacggtggcgcaggagaGCGGAAACCGTCGCGTCACGCTCATTGCGGTGAGCAAGACCAAGTCTCCTGCATGTCTTCTAAACCTGTACAACCTGGGCCAGCGCGTGTTCGGCGAGAACTACGTGCAGGAGCTGGGCGAGAAGGCCAAGGTGCTGCCCGAGGACACGGTGTGGCACTTCATTGGCCACTTGCAGAGCAACAAggtgaaggagctgctggaggggGTGCCCAACCTGCGCGTGATTCAGACCATCGACTCCGAGAATCTGGCGAGCAAGGTGAACGAGGGGTGCAGGAAGtaccgcggcggccggcCACTCGAGGTGTACATTCAGGTAAACACCAGTGGCGAAGAGACGAAGAGCGGAACGGAGCCTGGGGAGGCTACTGTGGCACTTGCCAAGTACATCGTTGATGAGTGcccactgctgcggctgaaGGGACTCATGACGATCGGCATGCCCGACTACACAAGTCGACCAGAAAACTTTGAGTGTCTCACGAAGTGCCGGGAGGACGTGGCGCAGGCAGTGCAGATGGCGCCGGAGGACCTGGAGCTGTCGATGGGCATGAGTGGCGACTACGTGAACGCCATTCGAATGGGCTCCACCACCGTGCGCGTCGGAACCTCGATTTTCGGCCAACGCTACTACCCACACAAGCAGTGA
- a CDS encoding putative vacuolar proton translocating ATPase subunit A: protein MPREACSGLWRSEDMVVLSLHMQREVAHDAVLKLGEIGQFQFEDLNRDVSAFQRDFVQEVRRCDDMERKLRFLQEEIEKAGVTTIVDGGAEGETMSSLEHKIDEVYSEVVELNEQYQALIEERNRSKEHLEILSRDFGGSTGDGVLMVTGVIPKERIPLFERLVYRSTRGNSIMRTDNIDKPFYNINANEPVYKSVFAVYFSAPRLRERLIKIAEANAATVYSYADSEQQLTRMHASLQQQVDTITQTLNQSAYRQRQVLLGIAAACYEWRRAVVTEKAVFSTMNMLKFSGSTAIARGWAPVRSCEDIRTAIAEAEYLSGAQVATIIEELNTRETPPSYFKTNKITGSFQSIVDSYGMARYKEANPGVFTIITFPYLFGVMYGDVGHGIILTLFAAFLVFKEKSLEGQPLNEIFAMIFGGRYLLLLMGFFAVYMGLLYNDMFGFSIEIFASGYRWPQLPPEGPDGIVYPSFPTGRPSVKPESPVIFGIDSAWSETENKLEFYNSIKMKCSVIIGVAQMMAGVFISLTNYIYFNDSVKVWFRFVPEVVFLSCTFGYMCVLIIVKWLTTWENTHDAPSLLETMTNFFLAPGTITLPLFSGQAALQVMLLLVSLACVPCMLCVIPYVEKKEHDHKMQERAAHPPEDGEEEEEDDFQFSEIIIHQIIHTIEYVLGCVSNTASYLRLWALSLAHSQLSEVFWSFAFLLTVDYDSGTGICIFFGFAVWMAATIGVLLGMESLSAFLHALRLHWVEFNNKFYAADGHAFEPFDLAESLSKLR from the coding sequence ATGCCGCGGGAGGCCTGCAGTGGACTGTGGAGGTCGGAGGACATGGTGGTCCTCTCCCTGCACATGCAGCGCGAGGTGGCCCACGACGCCGTTCTCAAGCTCGGCGAGATCGGCCAGTTCCAGTTTGAAGACCTAAACAGGGACGTGAGCGCCTTCCAGCGCGACTTTGTGCAGGaagtgcgccgctgcgacgacaTGGAGCGCAAGCTGCGCTTTCTGCAAGAGGAAATCGAAAAGGCCGGTGTGACCACCAtcgtggacggcggcgcggagggGGAGACGATGTCGTCGCTTGAGCACAAAATCGACGAGGTGTACTCTGAGGTGGTGGAGCTCAATGAGCAGTACCAGGCCCTCATCGAGGAGCGCAATCGGTCCAAGGAGCACCTCGAGATTCTCTCGCGCGACTTTGGCGGTTCAACCGGCGATGGGGTGTTGATGGTGACCGGCGTCATTCCGAAGGAGCGCATTCCGCTCTTCGAGCGCCTTGTGTACCGTTCCACACGCGGCAACTCTATCATGCGCACGGACAATATCGATAAGCCCTTCTACAACATAAACGCGAACGAGCCTGTGTACAAAAGCGTGTTTGCCGTGTACTTTTCGGCcccgcggctgcgcgagagGCTTATCAAGATTGCCGAGGCGAACGCGGCGACCGTATACAGCTACGCCGACtctgagcagcagctgaccCGCATGCACGCctccctgcagcagcaggtggacACGATCACCCAGACCCTCAACCAGTCAGCCTAccgccagcggcaggtgctgctcggcatTGCGGCTGCCTGCTACGAGTGGCGCCGCGCTGTGGTGACGGAAAAGGCGGTCTTCTCGACCATGAACATGCTGAAGTTCTCGGGGTCGACCGCGATCGCGCGAGGGTGGGCGCCGGTGCGCTCGTGCGAGGACATCCGCACGGCGATCGCCGAGGCTGAGTACCTCAGCGGGGCGCAGGTGGCGACAATTATTGAGGAGCTGAACACGCGggagacgccgccgtcgtacTTCAAGACCAACAAGATCACGGGTTCCTTCCAAAGCATCGTGGACAGCTACGGTATGGCCCGCTACAAGGAGGCGAACCCCGGCGTATTCACGATCATCACCTTCCCTTATCTCTTCGGTGTCATGTACGGCGACGTCGGCCACGGGATCATCCTCACCCTCTTTGCCGCTTTCCTAGTCTTCAAGGAGAAGAGCTTGGAGGGGCAGCCTTTGAACGAGATCTTCGCCATGATCTTCGGCGGCCGCTACTTGCTGTTGCTCATGGGCTTCTTCGCTGTGTACATGGGGCTCCTGTACAACGACATGTTTGGCTTCTCCATCGAAATCTTCGCCTCGGGCTACCGCtggccgcagctgccaccgGAGGGCCCAGACGGGATCGTGTACCCGTCCTTCCCCACAGGCCGCCCCAGCGTCAAGCCGGAATCGCCGGTCATCTTTGGCATCGACTCCGCCTGGTCGGAGACGGAGAACAAGCTGGAATTCTACAACTCCATCAAGATGAAGTGCTCCGTCATTATTGGTGTGGCGCAGATGATGGCTGGCGTGTTCATTTCTCTGACGAACTACATCTACTTCAACGACAGCGTCAAGGTGTGGTTCCGCTTCGTTCCGGAGGTGGTGTTTCTGTCGTGCACCTTTGGATACATGTGTGTCCTCATCATTGTGAAGTGGCTGACCACCTGGGAGAACACGCACGATGccccgtcgctgctggagacGATGACGAACTTCTTCCTGGCACCGGGAACCATCACCCTTCCGCTCTTCTCTGGCCAGGCTGCCCTGCAGGTGATGCTTCTGCTGGTGTCCTTGGCCTGCGTTCCATGCATGCTGTGCGTCATCCCGTATGTGGAGAAGAAAGAGCACGACCACAAGATGCAAGAACGGGCTGCCCACCCGCCTgaggacggcgaggaggaagaggaggacgactTCCAGTTCAGCGAGATCATCATCCACCAGATCATTCACACGATCGAGTACGTGCTCGGCTGCGTATCGAACACCGCCTCGTACCTACGTCTGTGGGCCCTGTCCCTCGCCCACTCGCAGCTGTCGGAGGTGTTCTGGAGCTTCGCCTTCCTCCTCACGGTCGACTacgacagcggcaccggAATCTGCATCTTCTTTGGCTTCGCCGTGTggatggcggcgacgatcggcgtgctgctcggcatGGAGTCCCTGTCCGCCTtcctgcacgcgctgcgTCTTCATTGGGTGGAGTTCAACAACAAGTTCTACGCCGCTGACGGCCACGCGTTCGAGCCGTTCGACCTCGCGGAGTCGCTGAGCAAGCTGCGATAA
- a CDS encoding putative Csl4p homologue, with the protein MPVILHTGARVAPGDAIFTSPAAVTTSHDALEGAAAEEADVVPGEGCVVQYVERYVAPSAPTASAPSAVVERSIIATRHGVAQWDGRLVSVFALASCALASAGGTGYATACGAGASVGSAVSSPRHAVLGPRPGDTVHIRITRLNRLFAFGEILAVNWSWCSHRSFFSAAAGGGSNSGVFKGILRQEDIRPFKPTKDQLLPPPLSLAFGVGDVVLAEVISQSDAHQCQLSTTGEGCGVVESFITTVEGQYGGQAKVKLEHIPGRRDAMMIRSTGEVVPRWCPLLL; encoded by the coding sequence ATGCCTGTCATCCTGCACACCGGTGCTCGCGTCGCACCTGGTGACGCCATCTTCACATCCCCTGCCGCTGTGACGACCTCCCACGATGCCctcgaaggcgctgctgccgaggaggcggatgtTGTGCCGGGTGAGGGATGTGTGGTGCAGTACGTAGAGCGATACGTAGCTCCAAGTGCGCCaaccgcgtcggcgccgtcggcagtGGTGGAGCGCTCGATTATAGCCACCCGTCACGGCGTCGCGCAATGGGATGGGCGCCTTGTGTCTGTCTTTGCCCTCGCCTCCTGCGCTCTTGCCTCGGCCGGTGGGACAGGGTACGCGACAgcgtgcggcgcaggcgcctcCGTCGGTTCTGCAGTCTCGTCTCCGCGACACGCCGTGCTCGGGCCGCGGCCGGGCGACACAGTGCATATCCGCATCACTCGGCTGAACCGCCTCTTTGCCTTTGGCGAGATCCTTGCCGTGAACTGGAGTTGGTGTAGCCATCGCAGTTTCTTctctgcggcggccggcggcggcagcaacagcggcgtcTTCAAGGGCATCCTGCGACAGGAGGACATCCGACCGTTCAAACCCACGAAAGACCAGCTGCTGCCCCCTCCGCTGTCGCTGGCTTTCGGGGTGGGGGATGTCGTGCTCGCCGAGGTCATCTCACAGTCCGACGCGCACCAGTGCCAGCTCAGCACCACTGGCGAGGGCTGCGGCGTTGTGGAGAGCTTCATAACCACCGTCGAGGGGCAATACGGGGGCCAAGCGAAGGTGAAGCTGGAGCACATACCCGGCCGTCGCGATGCCATGATGATTCGGAGCACGGGggaggtggtgccgcggtggtgcccgctgctgctatAA